From one Gracilibacillus salinarum genomic stretch:
- a CDS encoding YesL family protein → MKESVILVGCNWVVRLAYINVLWCVFTMLGGIIFGWAPATVSSFTIMRRWMEKEEFRILPYFWKIYKKEFLQANASGLINLVIFIILLTNLLILSNTSSLLTPVFIIGNWSLFLLFTIFMLIFYVVYTFVEGSTLLKYQQALFFSISRLPISLLILLVNASWVWILFQFPGLILLFSVSVSLLFTFVLARFSWLNMIANYYKGSAI, encoded by the coding sequence ATGAAAGAATCTGTGATTTTAGTTGGGTGCAATTGGGTTGTACGTTTGGCTTATATAAATGTCTTATGGTGTGTGTTTACCATGCTTGGTGGTATTATCTTTGGATGGGCACCTGCCACTGTCTCTTCATTTACTATCATGAGGAGGTGGATGGAAAAGGAAGAGTTCCGCATTCTTCCGTACTTTTGGAAGATCTATAAGAAAGAATTTTTACAAGCAAATGCAAGCGGTTTAATAAATCTGGTAATCTTTATAATCTTACTCACAAATCTCCTCATACTCTCGAATACTTCGAGCCTGTTAACGCCAGTTTTTATCATCGGCAATTGGTCCCTGTTCCTGTTATTTACGATATTTATGCTGATATTCTATGTGGTGTACACGTTTGTAGAGGGGAGTACTCTATTGAAATACCAGCAAGCACTATTTTTCTCGATTTCGAGATTACCGATCTCTCTATTAATCTTGCTTGTCAATGCGTCTTGGGTCTGGATATTGTTTCAGTTTCCAGGTTTAATTCTACTGTTTAGTGTAAGCGTTTCTTTATTATTTACGTTTGTTTTAGCCAGATTTTCCTGGTTGAACATGATAGCGAACTATTACAAAGGGAGTGCAATCTGA
- a CDS encoding ABC transporter substrate-binding protein, translated as MRKSSKLFLLFSVLIAITLFGCSNNTEETAGATEIPENPEDVSGEITVWAWALEADFLNSIIEDFNQTYPNVTVNINKQGPDQIFQRLVTGLGSGQESQLPDLVQIQDTDIASFTSKFPDSFVNLSEVGFSEHDGSFAESKQEMVKDADGNYIAFPRDLGPVGVFYRKDIFEQAGVDAESIKTWDDYIEAGEVIMEETGVPMLGLALNQQVALARFMIHQQETFYFTDEGELNVGSDELRKAAEKIKEMSDKGITTNVTDSEGQMAAIKNDGVATVPNSVWYNGSLMDQAPELSGEWGTFALPAFEEGGVRAANSGGSSFAIPNSSSNKEAAYVFGEFLSTNVDMEVKGLQEFGLFPSLEAAYDDPVFEEGLEYFDGEKFYQQFADIAVNIPQVTYTGDYPEVDDTVNEEMANMLLNDGNPEEMQQRLVERIEASTGEEDVNQ; from the coding sequence ATGCGAAAATCTAGTAAACTATTCCTGTTATTCAGTGTTTTGATAGCGATAACATTGTTTGGATGCAGTAATAACACAGAAGAAACTGCCGGAGCAACAGAGATTCCAGAGAATCCGGAAGATGTATCAGGAGAAATTACCGTATGGGCCTGGGCACTTGAGGCAGACTTCTTGAATTCGATCATTGAAGATTTTAATCAAACGTATCCGAACGTGACGGTTAACATTAACAAGCAAGGTCCGGATCAGATTTTTCAACGATTGGTAACTGGTTTAGGCTCTGGCCAGGAGAGTCAGCTGCCGGACTTAGTCCAAATACAAGATACGGATATTGCCTCATTTACGAGCAAGTTTCCTGATTCTTTTGTGAACCTAAGTGAAGTAGGGTTTAGCGAGCATGATGGATCTTTTGCCGAGTCCAAACAAGAGATGGTAAAAGATGCGGATGGCAACTATATTGCTTTTCCACGTGATTTAGGTCCTGTCGGTGTATTTTATCGGAAGGATATTTTTGAACAAGCAGGTGTAGATGCCGAATCTATAAAAACGTGGGACGACTATATCGAAGCAGGCGAAGTCATTATGGAAGAAACAGGAGTGCCGATGCTAGGACTTGCATTAAACCAGCAAGTAGCTTTGGCAAGATTTATGATTCATCAGCAGGAAACGTTCTACTTCACGGATGAAGGGGAATTAAATGTAGGATCGGACGAGTTACGAAAGGCAGCGGAAAAAATCAAAGAAATGAGCGATAAAGGGATTACGACGAATGTAACGGATTCAGAAGGTCAGATGGCTGCGATCAAAAATGATGGTGTTGCAACTGTACCTAATTCTGTCTGGTACAACGGTTCATTGATGGACCAGGCACCGGAATTATCAGGGGAGTGGGGGACATTTGCATTACCTGCTTTTGAAGAAGGTGGCGTCCGCGCTGCCAATAGTGGTGGTTCAAGCTTTGCCATACCGAATTCGTCCTCAAACAAGGAAGCAGCTTACGTATTTGGTGAATTTCTCTCTACCAATGTTGATATGGAGGTAAAAGGACTGCAGGAATTTGGTCTGTTCCCATCGTTAGAAGCAGCTTACGACGATCCAGTATTCGAAGAGGGCTTAGAATACTTTGACGGTGAAAAATTCTATCAACAATTTGCTGATATCGCGGTGAACATCCCACAGGTTACCTATACCGGTGATTATCCAGAAGTGGATGATACGGTTAATGAAGAAATGGCCAATATGCTGTTAAATGACGGAAACCCGGAAGAAATGCAGCAAAGATTGGTTGAACGGATTGAAGCAAGTACAGGGGAAGAGGATGTAAATCAATAG
- a CDS encoding FAD-binding protein, with the protein MEKQQNWAGNYTYSTTNWHTPKDVADIQQLVKECNHIKVVGSRHSFNSIADSEHHMMSLEHLNQVIAFNKEAQTITVEAGMKYSDLSLYLEGTGLALHNLASLPHISVAGACMTATHGSGDRNGNLATIVSAIEFVDANGELVHLSRKDDEETLKALVVGLGGFGVITKLTLDLVPEYHIKQNVYHNLTLASFEEHVEEIFASAYSVSLFTDWSSPGFNQVWQKEKVAEGASAQAAPALFGATLATEKMHPIAGHGAEHCTDQLGVAGIWHDRMPHFRMNFTPSSGKELQTEYIIPRQHIVDAVTAVGQLGGKISPLLYVCELRSIAQDDLWMSMNYQQDSIGIHFTWKDDWERVQQVLPEIEKALEAFEPRPHWGKLFTMAPALVQAQYPKLPEFRSLLQKYDPNGKFRNAFLNQYIFGE; encoded by the coding sequence ATGGAAAAACAGCAAAATTGGGCAGGAAATTACACGTACAGCACAACGAACTGGCATACACCGAAAGATGTAGCAGACATTCAACAGCTAGTTAAGGAATGTAATCATATAAAAGTGGTGGGCAGCCGGCATTCTTTCAACAGCATCGCTGATTCCGAGCATCATATGATGTCACTTGAGCACCTCAATCAGGTAATAGCATTTAATAAAGAAGCACAAACGATAACCGTCGAAGCTGGCATGAAATATAGTGATTTGTCGTTATACTTAGAAGGTACTGGATTAGCACTTCATAACTTGGCATCGCTTCCGCACATATCTGTTGCGGGCGCATGTATGACGGCAACGCATGGTTCCGGTGATCGTAACGGCAATCTGGCGACAATTGTCAGCGCTATCGAATTTGTCGATGCCAATGGAGAGCTGGTTCATCTTTCACGAAAAGACGACGAAGAAACACTGAAAGCGCTCGTTGTTGGACTTGGCGGATTCGGAGTCATTACCAAGCTTACCTTGGACTTGGTACCTGAATACCACATCAAACAAAATGTCTATCACAACCTGACACTCGCTTCTTTTGAAGAGCATGTTGAAGAAATCTTCGCCAGTGCTTACAGTGTCAGTCTTTTTACAGATTGGAGCAGCCCTGGGTTCAACCAAGTATGGCAAAAAGAAAAAGTTGCAGAAGGTGCATCTGCTCAAGCAGCGCCTGCCTTATTTGGAGCAACTCTTGCAACGGAAAAAATGCACCCAATTGCCGGCCACGGTGCTGAACATTGTACAGATCAATTAGGCGTAGCCGGGATTTGGCACGATCGGATGCCTCACTTCCGAATGAATTTCACACCGAGCAGTGGAAAAGAATTACAAACAGAGTATATTATTCCCCGCCAGCACATTGTCGATGCAGTAACAGCAGTCGGTCAGCTTGGCGGGAAAATATCACCGTTACTCTATGTCTGCGAGCTCCGTTCTATTGCCCAGGACGATCTCTGGATGAGCATGAACTATCAGCAAGACTCGATTGGTATCCACTTTACTTGGAAAGATGACTGGGAACGTGTTCAGCAAGTTCTACCAGAAATTGAAAAAGCCTTGGAAGCATTTGAGCCTCGTCCGCATTGGGGCAAGCTCTTCACCATGGCACCAGCACTAGTACAAGCTCAATATCCAAAATTGCCGGAATTCCGATCATTGCTGCAAAAATACGATCCAAACGGAAAATTCCGCAACGCCTTTTTAAATCAATACATTTTTGGTGAGTAA
- a CDS encoding aldo/keto reductase: protein MTVKMLNNGVEMPEIGYGVFRVEEGEALEDAVKTAIKSGYRSIDTASIYGNERSVGKGIQQAIAEGIVTREELFVTSKVWNDGLSYQDTIAAYEESLAKMGLAYLDLYLIHWPGNQQFLEPWTAFETLYKEGRVKAIGVSNFQVHHLEQLMEEADVTPAVNQIEFHPKLTQQEVRAYCETQGIQVEAWSPLMNAELLTNETIGKIAQAHGKSAAQIILRWDLQHGVVTIPKSMTPSRIKENLEVYEFQLTDLEMQQLDALNENKRSGPDPDQFHFKM, encoded by the coding sequence ATGACAGTGAAAATGTTAAATAATGGAGTGGAAATGCCGGAAATAGGATACGGTGTATTTCGAGTAGAAGAAGGGGAAGCATTGGAAGATGCGGTGAAAACCGCCATTAAATCAGGGTATCGCAGTATCGATACGGCTTCGATCTATGGCAATGAACGTAGTGTAGGTAAAGGAATCCAACAGGCAATAGCGGAAGGGATCGTGACAAGAGAAGAGTTGTTTGTTACTTCGAAAGTATGGAATGATGGTCTTAGCTATCAGGATACGATCGCGGCATATGAGGAAAGTCTTGCAAAAATGGGATTGGCATATCTTGATTTGTATTTAATTCATTGGCCGGGAAATCAACAATTCCTGGAGCCGTGGACAGCATTTGAAACGTTATATAAAGAGGGGCGTGTCAAAGCAATTGGCGTAAGTAATTTCCAAGTTCATCATCTGGAACAGTTAATGGAAGAGGCTGACGTGACACCTGCTGTGAATCAGATTGAGTTCCATCCTAAGCTGACTCAGCAAGAGGTTAGAGCGTATTGTGAAACACAAGGGATTCAAGTAGAAGCATGGTCGCCATTAATGAATGCGGAGCTGTTAACTAATGAGACAATTGGCAAGATAGCCCAGGCACATGGCAAATCAGCAGCACAAATTATTTTACGCTGGGATTTGCAGCATGGTGTGGTGACTATACCAAAATCAATGACACCTTCACGAATAAAGGAAAATCTCGAGGTCTACGAGTTCCAGCTTACCGATCTTGAGATGCAACAACTCGATGCGTTGAACGAGAATAAACGCAGTGGACCAGATCCGGATCAGTTTCATTTCAAGATGTAA
- a CDS encoding carbohydrate ABC transporter permease, protein MRVSGLQKTLFYTVLILLVLLTIGPYYWMLVGATNPTGNMLNTPPSFIPGDYFMENLRSLLSQIDIWRSLFNSAVTAVSFTFISGIICAAAGFAFAKYQFKGRNIIFALFLLSMMVPYQALVVPQFQLFASFNLLNSYTAIILPQIAYPFAIFLMRQNMQSIPTALIEAARIDGSSETGIFFKIVLPTMVPAIAAVSIFLFTHQWNNFLWPLITITTQDMYTLPVALATLAGLETVDYGVLMMGAAISVLPIFIAFLFLQRYFIAGIIGGSVKE, encoded by the coding sequence ATGAGAGTAAGTGGTCTGCAAAAAACGCTTTTCTATACGGTATTGATTTTGCTAGTGCTTCTGACGATTGGTCCGTATTACTGGATGCTGGTAGGGGCAACGAATCCGACCGGTAACATGTTAAATACACCACCGAGTTTTATACCGGGTGATTATTTTATGGAGAATTTAAGAAGCTTATTGAGTCAAATTGATATTTGGCGATCGTTATTCAATTCGGCGGTAACGGCAGTGAGCTTCACGTTCATCAGTGGTATTATCTGTGCGGCGGCTGGTTTCGCTTTTGCAAAGTATCAATTTAAAGGAAGAAATATTATTTTCGCCTTGTTTCTATTATCGATGATGGTGCCGTATCAGGCGTTGGTTGTGCCGCAATTCCAATTATTTGCGAGCTTTAATTTGCTGAATTCCTATACTGCGATTATTTTGCCGCAAATTGCCTATCCATTCGCGATATTTCTTATGAGGCAGAACATGCAATCGATTCCGACTGCGCTGATCGAGGCAGCGAGAATTGATGGCAGCAGTGAAACAGGGATTTTCTTTAAAATTGTATTGCCAACGATGGTACCGGCAATCGCTGCTGTTTCTATTTTCTTATTCACTCATCAATGGAACAACTTCTTGTGGCCGCTGATTACGATTACGACTCAGGATATGTATACCTTGCCTGTTGCACTGGCTACACTCGCTGGGCTGGAAACAGTCGATTACGGTGTATTAATGATGGGTGCGGCGATATCTGTATTGCCGATATTTATCGCCTTTCTATTCTTGCAGCGCTATTTCATAGCAGGGATAATTGGCGGATCTGTTAAGGAATAA
- a CDS encoding ParM/StbA family protein, with protein sequence MSQTRLAAIDVGNDSVKAIFGEMEREVHLPNIIARDTEDRPVIGIEDLDEKDPADGLHIRIHSPALKENNAIYRVGNLATKASNSTELDPGSSKSEEDQTLVMLLSTIALDAAKAYTSSSNQVIDANYTLGTGLPLREVKEGKDAGYRSKLMGSVHQVEFLVTPQHQGKKINIRFDEAKVYPEGFAAFINLVMDKDLKIINKKLIDKQILIQDIGGLSTDIAVIRNRTVDDDKAQGFNLGVSESLETIREEIFTKHGVELDSRRDVVDIITRKNDRNHIMVKGSRTSVHDTTDRLLLELAKKQYRLLRNVWQKNSQSEICYFVGGGSNVLKEYIKTLNNNLDGYNIEFFEDEKESIWMMANAYYKLVMEYLIKTEDTRKEKKESQPQQS encoded by the coding sequence ATGAGTCAAACAAGATTAGCAGCGATAGACGTAGGTAATGATTCTGTTAAGGCAATTTTTGGAGAAATGGAAAGAGAGGTTCATCTTCCTAATATCATCGCAAGAGATACGGAAGACCGTCCTGTTATTGGAATAGAAGATTTAGATGAGAAAGATCCTGCAGATGGGTTACATATTCGTATACATTCACCAGCACTGAAAGAGAACAACGCTATTTACCGGGTAGGGAATCTAGCAACGAAAGCTAGCAATTCTACTGAGCTAGATCCTGGCAGCAGCAAATCAGAAGAGGATCAAACGTTGGTCATGCTGTTATCAACAATTGCGTTAGATGCAGCAAAAGCGTATACTTCAAGCTCCAATCAAGTAATTGATGCCAATTATACGCTAGGGACAGGTTTACCTCTACGTGAAGTGAAGGAAGGCAAGGATGCTGGTTATCGTTCTAAGCTGATGGGATCCGTTCACCAAGTGGAATTCCTGGTAACGCCACAGCATCAAGGTAAGAAAATCAACATTCGCTTTGATGAAGCAAAAGTCTATCCGGAAGGCTTCGCTGCATTCATTAACCTTGTAATGGACAAGGATTTGAAAATTATCAACAAAAAACTAATCGATAAGCAAATCCTGATTCAAGATATCGGTGGCCTTTCCACAGATATAGCCGTTATCCGCAATCGTACTGTCGATGATGATAAAGCACAAGGCTTTAACCTTGGAGTATCTGAATCTCTTGAGACGATTCGTGAAGAAATCTTTACGAAACACGGTGTAGAATTAGACAGCCGTCGTGATGTAGTAGACATTATTACGAGAAAGAATGATCGAAATCACATCATGGTTAAAGGCAGCCGAACGAGCGTACATGATACGACAGATAGACTATTGCTGGAATTAGCGAAGAAGCAGTATCGCCTGTTACGTAATGTATGGCAAAAGAACTCCCAATCAGAAATTTGTTATTTCGTTGGCGGTGGTTCTAATGTCCTCAAAGAATATATAAAGACTTTAAACAACAACCTGGACGGCTATAACATTGAATTCTTTGAAGATGAAAAAGAAAGTATCTGGATGATGGCGAATGCTTATTATAAACTGGTTATGGAGTATTTAATTAAAACAGAAGATACGCGGAAAGAGAAGAAAGAATCACAACCGCAACAATCATAA
- a CDS encoding carbohydrate ABC transporter permease codes for MKNSSYGEAVNESVGKNTGSKRSFDNPRNAPYIFLMPALLFFLLFTGYPIVYSFILSLQQSEGNVTTFAGLDNYIRLFQDPIFYESLSNTLIILVLQVPIMLFFALILAVLMNSTMLKAKGFFRVAYFSPAVASLVSAAVIFLLLLNPDYGLINYLLSFIGIDKIGWLNHPVWAKISIVLVMIWRWTGYNMVILLAGMQNISNDLYEAARIDGAGKVRQFFSITIPQLKPVILFTAIVSTIGTLQLFDEPYNLTGGGPVNATTTITMYLYQNAFEYFDFEYASAIAYVVVVLIAVLSFIQFKLAGDDE; via the coding sequence GTGAAGAATTCTTCTTATGGAGAAGCAGTTAATGAGTCAGTCGGGAAAAATACTGGCAGCAAGCGATCCTTTGATAATCCGCGTAATGCACCCTATATTTTCTTAATGCCGGCATTACTATTTTTCTTGTTGTTCACTGGCTATCCGATTGTGTATTCCTTTATCTTAAGCTTGCAGCAGTCAGAAGGGAATGTGACGACATTTGCTGGTTTAGATAATTATATTCGGCTGTTTCAGGATCCGATTTTTTATGAATCGCTGAGTAATACCTTGATTATCTTAGTGCTTCAAGTACCGATTATGTTATTCTTCGCGCTGATATTAGCGGTATTAATGAATTCGACCATGTTAAAGGCAAAAGGATTTTTCCGTGTTGCTTATTTCTCGCCTGCAGTCGCGTCGCTAGTATCAGCAGCGGTTATCTTCTTGCTGCTATTAAATCCGGATTACGGCTTAATCAATTACTTATTGTCCTTTATCGGGATTGATAAAATCGGCTGGCTGAATCATCCGGTTTGGGCAAAGATATCGATCGTGCTCGTCATGATCTGGAGATGGACGGGCTATAACATGGTTATTTTACTAGCAGGTATGCAAAATATTTCAAATGATTTGTATGAAGCAGCTCGCATCGATGGAGCAGGAAAGGTACGACAGTTCTTCTCGATTACGATTCCGCAGCTAAAACCAGTTATTTTATTTACGGCGATTGTCTCAACGATCGGAACGTTGCAGCTGTTCGATGAACCTTACAACCTCACAGGTGGTGGACCTGTTAATGCAACGACAACGATTACGATGTATTTGTATCAGAATGCCTTTGAATATTTTGACTTCGAATATGCTTCTGCCATTGCGTATGTGGTGGTCGTATTAATCGCTGTGCTGTCATTCATACAATTTAAACTGGCAGGTGATGATGAATGA